CGGGGAGATCGCCGAGGAGGCGCTGCAGTTCGGCGGGGAGGACGGGGAGCGCACCCGCCGCATCCGCTCGGCCCAGCAGTCCATCGCCCTCCTCACCGGCCCCGTGGCGTAGCGCTCACGCGGCGCGGCTGTTCACCAGGGTCTCGATGCCGTCGAGGACGCGCTGGAGGCCGAACTCGAAGGCGTGCTCCGGGCTGTAGGCCGCGTTGAGCGCCTCCCCTGCCGACTGGCCGACACGTGCGGCGACAGGGTAGCGGTCGGCGTCAGCGATCCGGCTCAGGAAGGGCGCGTGCGCGGCCCACCACTGCTCGTCGGTCATGCCCGTCTCGCTCTCGGCCTGCGCCGCCTCCACGGCGCCCCGCGCCGTCCCGTGCACGAAGCCGGTGATCAGCGTGATCACCGAGTCCATCTCGACGTCCGACAGCCCGATGCCGTCCACGGCCCGCAGCTCGTAGTCGTACTTGGCGGTGACGTTGGGCCCGAGCACCGGGCGGTTGGCCGCCACCTGCAGCAGCCACGGATGACGCAGGTAGAGCGCCCAGTTCTCCCTGGCGATCTGCTCCAGCCTGCCCCGCCAGCCGCCGGGCACGTCCTCCGGCTTGGCCGTCTCTCCGTAGACGGTGTCGAGCATGACGTCGAACAGCTCGGGCTTGCCCGGCACGTACGTGTAGAGCGACATCGTCCCGACGCCCAGCCGCTCGGCCACGCGGCGCATGGACAGCGCCTGCAGCCCTTCGGTGTCGGCCACGTCGATGGCGGCGCGCACGATGCGGTCGACGTTCAGCTCCGGCTTGCCCTTGCGGCTGACGCGCTCGCTGGTCCGCCAGAGCAGCGCCAGGCTGCGCGCGGGATCGCCCTTTCCCGAGTACTCAACGGTCACATGCGTACGGTACACCGTACGGTTGCGTGCGTGAACCCGTATCCTGTACGGTACGCCGTACGATCCAGGGGAAAGGGAGCACGTATGTCAGCGGTGCTCGCGCAGGACCTGCGCAAGACGTACGGCGAGAAGGCGGCGCTGGACGGCATCGATCTCGACGTGGGCCGGGGCACGGTCTGTGGCCTGCTCGGCCCCAACGGCGCGGGCAAGACCACAGCCGTCCGCATCCTCACCACGCTCCTGCGGGCCTCGGGCGGCCGCGCGGAGGTGGCGGGGTTCGACGTGGCGGCCCAGCCCCGCCAGGTACGCCGCAGCATCGGCCTGGTCGGCCAGCACGCGGCGGTGGACGAGATCCTGACAGGGCGGCAGAACCTCGAGCTGTTCGGCCGCCTCTACCACCTCGGCGCGAAGCAGGCCCGGGCCAGGGCGGACGAGCTGCTCGACCGGTTCGGGCTGGACCACAAGGGGCCGGCCAAGGAGTACTCGGGCGGCATGCGGCGCAGGCTCGACCTCGCGGCCAGCATGATCCTCGCCCCACCCGTGCTCTTCCTCGACGAGCCGACGACGGGGCTGGACCCCCGGAGCCGCACGGAGATCTGGCGCGCGGTGCGCGACCTCGTGGCGGGCGGCACGACCGTGCTGCTGACCACCCAGTACCTGGAGGAGGCCGACCAGCTCGCGGACCGGATCTCGGTGATCGACACCGGTCGGGTGGTGGCCGAGGGCACGCCGGACGAGCTCAAGTCCAAGCTCGGCGGCGACCGGCTCGACGTGGTCATCCACAACCCGGCGCGGCTGGAGGAGGCCGCCGGGGTCGTCGGGAGGGTGGCACCCGGGCCGGTCGAGGTCGACCGGGACACCCGGCACGTGAGCGCGCCGGTGAGCGAGCGGGTGCAGGCCCTCACGGAGGTGCTGGCGGCCCTGGCGGCGGCCGGGATCGAGGTCGAGGACGTCGCGCTGCGCCGCCCCACGCTGGACGAAGTCTTCCTGAACCTCACCAACAGGAGCACGAAATGAGATGGGCTCTGGTAGACGGCTGGACGGTCACCCGCCGCGACCTGATCCACTGGGCCAACCAGCCGATGACGGTGATCTTCGGGGTCCTCTTCCCCATCATGATCACGCTGGCCTTCGGCTACCTGTTCGGCGGCGCGGTGGAGGTGCCCTCGGGGGCCGACTACTTCGCCTTCCTCATGCCCGGCATGTACGGCATGACGATGCTCTTCGGGCTGAGCGCCACCATGATCGCCGTCACCACCGACGCGTCCAAGGGCGTCACCGACCGCTTCCGCTCGATGCCCATGGCACCCTCGGCGGTCCTGATCGGCCGGGCCGTCGCGGACCTGCTCAACTCGGTCCTGATCCTGGCCGGGCTCCTGGTCTGCGGCCTGGCGGTGGGCTGGCGCCCGTCCTCGCTCCCCGGCGCGCTGGGCGCGGTGGGCCTGCTGCTGCTCCTGCGCTTCGCGCTGCTCTGGGCCGGCATGTACCTGGGGCTGGTCGTCAAGGACGCGGGGGCGGTGGTGGCGGTGCAGACGCTGGAGTTCCCGGTCGGCTTCCTGTCGAACGCCTTCGTCGCGCCCGGCACGATGCCGGGCTGGCTCGGGGCGATCTCGGAGTGGAACCCGCTGTCGTCCACGGTCGCGGCGACCAGGGAGCTCTTCGGGAACCCGGGGTGGGGCGGGGACTCGTGGGTGGCCCAGCACGCGATCCTGATGGCGGTCGTCTGGCCGGTGGCCATCACCGTGGTCTTCTTCGTCCTGTCGGTACACCGCTACCAGTGCCTCGACCGCTGAC
This genomic interval from Nonomuraea helvata contains the following:
- a CDS encoding ABC transporter permease — protein: MRWALVDGWTVTRRDLIHWANQPMTVIFGVLFPIMITLAFGYLFGGAVEVPSGADYFAFLMPGMYGMTMLFGLSATMIAVTTDASKGVTDRFRSMPMAPSAVLIGRAVADLLNSVLILAGLLVCGLAVGWRPSSLPGALGAVGLLLLLRFALLWAGMYLGLVVKDAGAVVAVQTLEFPVGFLSNAFVAPGTMPGWLGAISEWNPLSSTVAATRELFGNPGWGGDSWVAQHAILMAVVWPVAITVVFFVLSVHRYQCLDR
- a CDS encoding TetR/AcrR family transcriptional regulator, coding for MTVEYSGKGDPARSLALLWRTSERVSRKGKPELNVDRIVRAAIDVADTEGLQALSMRRVAERLGVGTMSLYTYVPGKPELFDVMLDTVYGETAKPEDVPGGWRGRLEQIARENWALYLRHPWLLQVAANRPVLGPNVTAKYDYELRAVDGIGLSDVEMDSVITLITGFVHGTARGAVEAAQAESETGMTDEQWWAAHAPFLSRIADADRYPVAARVGQSAGEALNAAYSPEHAFEFGLQRVLDGIETLVNSRAA
- a CDS encoding ATP-binding cassette domain-containing protein yields the protein MSAVLAQDLRKTYGEKAALDGIDLDVGRGTVCGLLGPNGAGKTTAVRILTTLLRASGGRAEVAGFDVAAQPRQVRRSIGLVGQHAAVDEILTGRQNLELFGRLYHLGAKQARARADELLDRFGLDHKGPAKEYSGGMRRRLDLAASMILAPPVLFLDEPTTGLDPRSRTEIWRAVRDLVAGGTTVLLTTQYLEEADQLADRISVIDTGRVVAEGTPDELKSKLGGDRLDVVIHNPARLEEAAGVVGRVAPGPVEVDRDTRHVSAPVSERVQALTEVLAALAAAGIEVEDVALRRPTLDEVFLNLTNRSTK